In the Mastomys coucha isolate ucsf_1 unplaced genomic scaffold, UCSF_Mcou_1 pScaffold18, whole genome shotgun sequence genome, one interval contains:
- the Sync gene encoding syncoilin isoform X5, whose amino-acid sequence MASPEPLRGGDGAQPARETHTEASFPLQDSESPKEAKTFNPEATLSLEGTVNLEDILYLGASGDFEESLYEEESEKPEQTLFIDESRQPDEVLHLEEPVSPKETLLVEEPVRPDDVPISEQPVEPAKSPTTCEGETAATEESLPAQPIPSIEEDLSVEDLELLEGRFQQCVEAVSQLEEERDQLIHELVLLREPALREVQQVHQDILAAYKLHAQAELERDGLREEIRMVKQKLFKVTKECVAYQYQLECRQQDVAQFADCREALTTRAAQLSGELTQLQDAYQKQKEQLQQQLEAPPTQSDGHFLQESRRLSTQFENLMAETRQGLEEEYEPQLLRLLERKEAGTRALQDTQAEIQEMREALRPLEAEARQLQLQNRNLEDQITLVRQKRDEEVQQYRVKWDHTLISTKRPRSR is encoded by the exons ATGGCCAGCCCGGAACCTCTGCGCGGCGGGGACGGCGCCCAGCCCGCGAG ggaaacacacacagaggctagTTTTCCTCTTCAGGACTCAGAATCCCCGAAGGAAGCCAAGACCTTTAACCCAGAGGCCACTCTGTCTTTGGAGGGGACTGTGAACCTAGAGGACATTCTCTATCTGGGGGCATCGGGGGACTTTGAAGAGAGTCTTTATGAGGAAGAGTCTGAGAAGCCAGAGCAGACATTGTTTATTGACGAATCGAGGCAGCCAGACGAGGTGCTGCACCTGGAAGAGCCTGTGAGTCCAAAGGAGACGCTGTTGGTGGAGGAACCCGTGAGGCCAGATGACGTACCAATTTCAGAGCAGCCTGTGGAGCCAGCTAAGAGCCCAACTACTTGTGAGGGAGAAACAGCAGCGACGGAGGAAAGTCTACCAGCTCAACCGATTCCCAGCATAGAGGAGGACCTTAGCGTGGAGGACCTGGAGCTGTTGGAAGGTCGTTTCCAGCAGTGTGTAGAAGCTGTGTCCCAGCTGGAAGAGGAGAGGGACCAGCTTATCCATGAGCTTGTGCTGCTCCGGGAACCAGCTCTGCGAGAGGTACAGCAAGTCCACCAGGACATCCTGGCTGCCTACAAGCTGCACGcacaggcagagctggagagagatgggCTCAGGGAGGAGATCCGGATGGTGAAGCAGAAGCTGTTTAAGGTGACCAAGGAATGCGTGGCTTACCAGTACCAGCTGGAGTGCCGTCAGCAGGACGTGGCTCAGTTCGCTGATTGCAGGGAAGCACTGACCACTCGGGCGGCCCAGCTCTCTGGAGAACTGACCCAGCTCCAAGATGCCTAtcagaagcagaaggagcagtTGCAACAACAACTAGAAGCACCCCCGACCCAGAGTGATGGGCACTTTCTCCAGGAGAGCCGACGGCTGTCAACACAGTTTGAAAATCTCATGGCAGAGACCCGCCAGGGCCTGGAGGAGGAGTATGAGCCTCAGCTGCTTCGGCTCctggaaaggaaagaagcagGGACCAGAGCTCTGCAAGACACCCAGGCGGAGATCCAGGAGATGAGGGAGGCTCTGAGACCCCTGGAAGCAGAGGCCCGGCAGCTCCAACTtcagaacaggaacctggaggaccAGATTACGCTCGTGAGGCAAAAACGCGACGAAGAGGTTCAACAGTACAGG GTAAAATGGGATCACACCTTGATTTCAACCAAGAGGCCAAGAAGCAGATGA